A region of Diospyros lotus cultivar Yz01 chromosome 3, ASM1463336v1, whole genome shotgun sequence DNA encodes the following proteins:
- the LOC127798019 gene encoding uncharacterized protein LOC127798019 gives MAKKSNPTIGNSNRSNMKTKDKKKKTRKNKSGPDAIAMKHKAPKPNPFESIWSRRKFDILGKKRSGEQLRIGLARSLAIQKRKKTLLKEYEQSGKSSVFVDKRLAEQIDELAESDKAILRAQHQQMRQLKNKNSKFNLPVGEEDEYDRQHIPSLAEIDDFEDEVAPEDEDYAEAADPENRSPIFKQLNANDAKTAFQLGFIEGEENRQKTKKEVMEEIISKSKFFKAQKAKDKEENEQLIDQLDENFTSLVQSEALLSLTQPNKMNALKALVNKSFSNDNAKKDVALTSQNYDTLQQDKPDSYDKLVQEMALDMRARPSDRTKTPEEIAEEEKERLERLEEERQKRMLAADDSSDEDKNALEDIENAGQLRSISGDDLGDSFSHDEEKRTKGGWIDEILLRDNVNAGGSEEGTSSEDSESSENDGDGEGSDEDDGEYEKTQTLKDWEQSDDLDSNLEEGKDREDDYDESDEEMEPKGYKVLEIKEKQTSLLHATQTKTNNKLPSAQVEELPFVIAAPQSLEELSSLLENRSDCQIVEAIRRIRACNAISIAAENRKKLQVFYGVLLQYFAVSANKRPLNFKLLNLLVKPLMEMSGEIPYFAAICARERLLQTRRQFCEDIKNTEKSCWPSLKTLLLLRLWSMIFPCSDFRHVVMTPAILLMCEYLMRCPIKSARDVAIGSFLCSMVLSISKQSQKFCPEAIMFLQTLLMAAMDRNPGQLQDSQISHVVELKALRPLLRICCHVKEINPLDFLKLMDMPEDSSFFSSDSFRVSMLACVIESLRGFINVYEGFISFPEIFLPISKLLIELAGQEYIPNALQDKVKDVSELIDKKAREHHMLRRPLQMRKQKPVPIKLLHPKIEENFVKGRDYDPDRERAERRKLKKLIKQEAKGAARELRKDNYFLFEVKEKDKARLEEERAEKYGKAKAFLQEQEHAFRSGQLGKGRKRRR, from the exons ATGGCGAAGAAATCAAACCCTACGATCGGTAACAGTAACAGAAGCAATATGAAGACGaaggacaagaagaagaagactaggAAGAATAAATCAGGTCCAGACGCCATTGCCATGAAGCACAAAGCCCCAAAGCCAAACCCTTTCGAGAGCATTTGGTCTCGCCGCAAATTCGACATACTGGGCAAGAAACGCAGTGGGGAACAACTCCGCATTGGCCTTGCTCGTTCTCTCGCTATTCAAAAG AGGAAGAAGACACTATTGAAGGAGTACGAGCAGAGTGGGAAGTCCTCGGTATTTGTGGATAAGCGTTTAGCGGAGCAAATTGACGAGCTTGCTGAGTCTGACAAGGCCATTTTGAGGGCACAGCATCAGCAAATGCGCCAG TTGAAAAACAAGAACAGCAAATTTAATTTACCGGttggggaagaagatgaatatgaTAGGCAACACATCCCATCTCTTGCGGAAATAGATGATTTTGAGGATGAAGTAGCACCCGAGGATGAAGACTATGCAGAAGCCGCTGATCCTGAAA ATAGGTCTCCAATTTTCAAGCAACTTAATGCTAATGATGCTAAGACTGCATTTCAGTTGGGCTTCATTGAAGGAGAGGAGAAT AGGCAGAAGACTAAGAAGGAAGTGATGGAGGAGATCATCTCAAAGAGTAAATTTTTCAAG GCTCAAAAAGCTAAGgataaggaagaaaatgaacagCTGATTGACCAATTGGATGAGAACTTCACATCCTTGGTGCAGTCGGAAGCCTTGTTATCTTTGACTCAGCCAAACAAGATGAATGCTTTGAAGGCTCTTGTGAACAAGAGCTTTTCAAATGACAATGCCAAGAAAGATGTGGCATTGACTTCTCAGAACTATGATACTCTTCAGCAG GATAAACCTGATTCTTATGACAAACTTGTCCAAGAGATGGCATTGGATATGCGTGCTCGCCCATCAGACAGGACAAAGACACCTGAGGAAATTGCCGAAGAGGAAAAGGAGCGACTAGAAAGATTAGAG GAAGAGAGGCAGAAGAGGATGCTTGCCGCTGATGACTCCAGTGATGAAGACAAAAATGCCTTGGAAGATATTGAAAATGCTGGGCAGCTAAGATCAATTTCTGGGGATGATCTTGGTGATTCTTTTTCTCATGATGAAGAGAAAAGGACTAAGGGGGGTTGGATTGATGAGATTCTGCTAAGGGATAATGTGAATGCTGGTGGAAGTGAAGAGGGTACATCTTCTGAGGATTCGGAAAGCTCTGAAAATGATGGTGATGGAGAAGGaagtgatgaagatgatggTGAATATGAAAAGACTCAAACCTTGAAGGACTGGGAACAGAGTGATGATCTTGATTCAAATTTGGAAGAAGGAAAAGACAGAGAAGATGATTACGATGAAAGTGAtgaagagatggagccaaaagGCTACAAGGTGttggaaattaaggaaaaacaaACAAGCCTTTTACATGCCACACAAACAAAAACCAATAACAAACTACCTTCAGCTCAAGTAGAGGAGCTTCCCTTTGTAATTGCAGCCCCACAAAGCTTGGAAGAATTATCTTCATTACTAGAGAACCGTTCGGATTGCCAAATTGTTGAAGCAATCAGGCGAATACGTGCATGCAATGCAATCAGCATAGCAGCAGAAAATCGGAAGAAACTGCAA GTGTTTTATGGTGTGCTACTGCAGTACTTTGCTGTTTCAGCAAATAAAAGACCATTGAATTTCAAGCTGTTAAATTTGCTTGTCAAGCCACTGATGGAGATGAGCGGGGAAATTCCATACTTTGCTGCCATTTGTGCTCGTGAACGGCTGCTTCAGACTCGAAGACAATTTTGTGAGGATATTAAGAATACAG AGAAAAGCTGTTGGCCATCTCTGAAGACATTGTTGCTCTTGAGATTGTGGTCCATGATATTTCCGTGCTCTGATTTCCGACACGTTGTCATGACGCCTGCAATATTGCTAATGTGCGAATATCTGATGCGTTGTCCCATTAAGTCTGCACGAGATGTTGCAATTGGTTCCTTCTTGTGCTCTATGGTCCTTTCT ATCAGTAAACAATCTCAGAAGTTCTGTCCTGAGGCTATTATGTTCCTCCAGACTTTACTGATGGCAGCAATGGACAGAAACCCTGGGCAATTGCAGGATTCTCAG ATAAGTCATGTTGTTGAACTTAAAGCACTCAGGCCTCTGCTTCGTATCTGTTGCCATGTAAAAGAGATTAATCCACTGGATTTCCTCAAGTTAATGGATATGCCTGAGGATTCCAGTTTTTTCAGCTCAGACAGTTTTCG GGTCAGCATGCTTGCATGTGTGATTGAATCTCTACGAGGATTTATTAATGTTTATGAAGGATTTATCTCCTTCCCGGAAATTTTTTTACCAATTTCCAAGTTGTTAATTGAGTTGGCGGGGCAAGAATACATTCCCAATGCTTTACAAGATAAAGTTAAAGATGTTTCCGAGCTTATAGATAAGAAAGCTCGTGAACATCACATGCTGCGCCGGCCCCTTCAGATGAGAAAGCAAAAACCAGTGCCTATTAAGTTACTCCATCCGAAGATTGAAGAGAA CTTTGTTAAAGGTAGAGATTATGATCCTGACCGTGAAAGGGCTGAGAGGAGAAAGCTGAAGAAGCTTATAAAACAGGAAGCTAAAGGAGCGGCACGCGAACTGCGAAAAGATAATTATTTCCTATTTGAGGTGAAGGAAAAAGATAAGGCACGACTAGAGGAGGAAAGAGCTGAGAAGTATGGGAAAGCAAAGGCTTTCCTCCAAGAACAAGAACATGCATTTAGGTCTGGGCAACTGGGAAAGGGTAGGAAGAGGaggagatga
- the LOC127797875 gene encoding universal stress protein PHOS32 yields the protein MGRNGVRLPSFCLNRIRPLVRVRSAPPVKFGHDVGSVKTSPETEDSGEVKKPAAAGVGRKIMIVVDSSMEAKGALQWALTHTVQSQDTVVLLYVSKTSKQGDESRKEMAPRVAEFLQSMKKLCRQKRPEVQIEIAVAEGKEKGPTIVEESKKQAAALLVLGQKKQSMTWRLLLMWAGSRGGGGSGGVVEYCIQNASCMAIAVRRKSRKLGGYLITTKRHKDFWLLA from the exons ATGGGCAGAAATGGCGTCAGATTGCCTAGCTTCTGCTTGAACAGAATCAGGCCTCTCGTCCGAGTCCGCTCGGCGCCACCGGTGAAGTTCGGCCATGACGTGGGTTCAGTCAAAACCAGCCCGGAAACTGAGGATTCCGGAGAGGTGAAGAAGCCTGCGGCCGCGGGAGTTGGCCGGAAAATCATGATTGTGGTCGATTCAAGCATGGAGGCCAAGGGAGCTCTGCAATGGGCGCTTACTCACACTGTTCAGAGCCAAGACACTGTCGTTCTTCTCTATGTAAGCAAGACTTCCAAGCAAG GTGACGAATCCCGGAAGGAGATGGCTCCACGAGTTGCTGAATTTCTTCAATCCATGAAGAAATTGTGTAGGCAGAAGAGACCCGAG GTTCAAATTGAGATTGCAGTGGCAGAAGGGAAAGAGAAGGGTCCGACCATAGTGGAGGAGTCCAAGAAGCAAGCTGCGGCGCTGCTGGTTCTGGGGCAGAAGAAGCAGTCCATGACATGGCGGCTGCTGCTGATGTGGGCCGGAAGCCGGGGCGGGGGCGGCAGTGGCGGGGTGGTGGAGTACTGCATCCAGAATGCCAGCTGCATGGCCATTGCAGTGAGGAGGAAGAGCAGGAAGCTTGGAGGGTACCTAATCACAACAAAGCGCCACAAGGATTTTTGGCTCTTGGCTTAA